One Betta splendens chromosome 5, fBetSpl5.4, whole genome shotgun sequence genomic window, GGAGCCAAAAGAGCTGAATGACGGTAAACAGACTGAAGAGCATATTCAAACTGAAATGCATGTTGAGCTCGAGGATGATGGACAGAATGAATCAGCCAAAAGCAAATCcaggaaagagaagaagaagatgaagggGGTGAAAGCAGATACTAGGACGGAAGAGGAGAGGCTGTGGGATGATTCAATTCTGGGCTGTTGAATTTAGCAGACAAATTGTCTTTTTAACTTTGACTTTTAGGCAGACTGTTACTTCATCATGAGCATGGTATTGAAAAGTAACAACAATATATTAAGTTATTAATATTACTTATAGCAGGAAACAGTATTTTTTACCATCTCCCCCACATACATGCTAGCAGGCTAGCATTGCTTatccatttcctgtttgcacaAGATGAAACATTTcacttgttttcatttcacaaGTGTGTGTTAGATTCTCACGGAACCACAACAGCTTTATTTTTCACTTTGACACTTTTTACAACATTAATtagttattaattaattaattaactgctCAGTCAGCCATAATAAGTATGTATGTCTGTGCTCATGAACTTAATGGTGTGATTCTTGTAACAGCCTGTGGTTGGTGCTGTCGAGCTTCATTCACAGCAtcactacagtaaataaaagcacataGAACATGTATGGAAGCCTCACAAAAGCCTTTTAAAGAGTTCTGTTTTTTCACTCAGATGCAAACAGGCTTATTAGAAATGAATGGTGTGTAATGGAGTGGTTGAATGGATACAATGCAAACAACAGATTTACTTTGTGTTTACTTCTCACAGCAGCACATCAAAACTTATAATAGTGCTGAGACATAGTCTGCAGAGTAttctgtgtgcttgtgtgccAGGAACTCACACATACACTATACGCACCCAAGTAGCAGCGTTTGGGGTCAGCCAGGTGCAAAAGGTGAAATCAGGACAGTTCAAATTCAAGTTCAGATGCAGTCTGTGCTGAATGAGAAAAAGATGTTTGTGACTGTGAACAGAAAGAAGTGATTGCAGTTATTTCCCATTTGCAATTCTGTTGTATTGGAAaccagtgttttcaaaacttcACATTTTTAGCAGTTCttgtttaaaacatgtttaaagttttcaaaagttttgtgtgtttgaatcCTGAGAGCAACATGGTGCATATCCAGCTTGTTGGGATAAAATACAACTTTCATAGCTATCAAGCCTTGTTTGACAGTAACTTACACACATTGCAAGTGAAGCAATCTTTGAAACATCTTACATGTCAGCTTGGTTACAGTTTAAAGGACCAGTGTTGACAGCAAAGTGTTTTGTGAGATGAAAAATGCCTTTGAAGATAATTTCACTTTTAACTGGTATTTTTCTTTAAAGCTCTGCTAATTAGAACCAAACTCCTATATTTGACACATTATGCATATGCAATAATTTGCTCATATGAAAATGTGAAACTTTTACTAAAAttggatgatgaagaggagcaaaaaaaaaagaaatagtaGTGAGCTCCTCGGCTTCACATCGGAGCAGAGACGCCACCAAAGGCTTCATGGCTTCGCTCTGAAGCCCCCTGAGATCGCCTGTTTTCAAAGAAGCCTGTGGTCTTGTTCCCTGTGTCGCTTGAATCTTCGACCCCCGTAGAAAGAATGTGGCAGCCACATCCTCTCACTTTAGGACCCCCGCCCGACTCTTCTACACCTTAACcttccacacatgcacacaaaacagTCCACAGACACCACTCAGGTGATCTGACGAGCTGTAACTGTATCCAGGAATTGTGAGTTCTGTGAAAAGTAGCACAAGTGAACATTTCATTCCTCAACTTGGGAGAACGATTGCTCCAAAGTGCAAATTCCAGTCATGTTGTTTATTCTCTAATTCAAGGAACAGGATTTAATCTCAAATTTCATGATGCttaatgaatgtacagtacttgtgtTAGTAAATAAATGGCCCAGATGCTGTAAGTATGATTTGGAGTTGTCAAATACACCACGGTGCATCACACTAATTTAGTCTCTGGTTAGATCAGACTAGATTGTTACCGGTGACATTTAGTTTGATAAGtaattagttttaatatttaacTCTTAAATCATGAATTAACCAGAACTTCAAAATTCTTTGGATCTGTTTTGGAAATGTGCAGACttgctgttttttctgttttaggtGATCATAATTGAAACTCCATTAAGAATTTAGCTCACATTAGTAGATGAAACAATCAGCTGccatcaacacaaacatcaacacTAATATACGTTGACGTTATAGCAAACTCCTATAGCAAACGAGGCCCGTACTTCACGTCTGTTAGCAGACGTACTTCATTCATTACACGGCATTTGATGTAAGGCAGTATATGAATGTCAAGCATAACTATGGGCTCGGGGCAGTTTATTGTGACAGGAGGCAGTTTCAGGAATCAAACAAACACCCGAATCAATCACAAAACATGTCACTTCACCATTCAGATATGTAGGTAACCGTATTAACTGAAACACATGGATCTGCTTCTGAGTGACAGATGGGTATTTCATAAACGGCACACACGCGCGAgcgtctgctggttctggttctggttctggttctggttctgggagCAGGTCCAGCGGTTCCGCGGCTCCGTGGATCAGGGTTGGTGTCGCCACCCCTTGCAgcgctctgcacacacacacacacacacacaccgagcagtgtgtgtgtggcactatGTAGGCTGAGCTAGGTCACGCACCTGGGCACAGACCACAGCACTGCACTGCGCTGCTCCGCATACAAACCTTCATGATGCTCGACATGCGGTGTCACGTCAGCTGGGATGAAAAACGGGCACGTTTATCGCTTAACGCCTTGATCAACCTGGAAGCAGCTTTATGCTTAAACGAGTCGTGTTTTTAATGACCCGAGTCATGGACAGGTTCGAGTTGTCACAGTTCCTCACGCTGCCTTCATTCCAGTCATTTTACAGTGAATGTGGGCACGTTGAAGCCCCTCGGCTCTCTGATAGGCCCCGTGTGTCACATTGGGGTGTTGCCTTGACAACTCGAGGCCCTATTAGCTCAGTTCCTCCCATCACCTCTGACAGATGCAtagcaggaacagaaactatcATTGTCTTCCTTCAGCTAccgctccaaacacacacacacacacacacacgcgcgcgcgcgctcgcacaCAGCCTGGTGGCCGGACACAATGACCCAGCTCCCTGTGGCGTGGACGCTGCTGGCGGCCGCTCTGTGCTCGGCAGGTAGGACTCTGAGCTTCTCTCCGTTCGTCGTCTCGAGGGCCTGCGGCGCTCTCGGCCCCGCAGCTCGCCCAGGGGCCTGTAGCGAGGGGATGCGTTGATGATCTGAACCGTCTCTAATGCTCAGCGTCGATTCAGACGACGTTTGCTTGAGCTGTCGTTTACGCGAAAGAGCTAAAAGTAGTGTGAAACAGCGTGATTTGGTTTATTTGATTAAACTATAATGATCAAACTGCTACTGAATTAACATGGTTTAGTCGTCTCTGGTACCTTCTACTGTAAAATATACtgtgaatatttattattaatactaaCTGTGTTTACATATTTAGGTTACGTGTATAATCTGAATTAAAGACACAATGAcgataaaatgtatttaaaactacGCATTGTGCAGCAGGTCTGCGATGTTTCCTATCTGCGTATTTTATGCTCCAtccaaatattaaaattaatttgtagATAATCTGGGGCTTTCTGAAATGTTCCACATTCTACTCGATATTTCATTCTAATGGCAGCGACACATTTACCTGACAGCGTATTTTAACCTTTGACTCCCAGTCACCTTTAGATATTTCATAAGACCAGCGATTGCAACAGGCGCATGAAAACGACCTGAGTTATTCTAAAATGAGATGAAGTAACAATGGATATGTGCTAAATGAAGCGCTTTCCAAATGTCACTATGGCACTGTTTGGCTTTTTCACACTTTAACTTCATCCTCATACTCACAGCTGTAGCGTTTGTGCCCTGATGCACGGTTCAAATCACACTATGGACGAGTCGAACCTTAAAGGAACCTCATACGACTCTTTCGGGCTGCAGACGCCGTGCCTTGACTTTGCTTTATAGCTGTAAAGCCTCAACACATGTTCACCACTGCATTAAAGAATCACACACGTCTTTGCCTTCCCGCTCCCAGCCTCGAGCCACcgtctgcagacagagagggtcAGCGCTCTCTACCCGGAGCTCCACAGCAACGCCACCGTTCAGTGCGACTGCCTCGACTACTGTGACTCTGCCTACTGGTTCCTCACCGATCCCAGCGCGGGCCACGTGCAGTTTCTGGGCAGATACAACAACGCTGACCGCGTTAACTATGCGTCCAATGTCGACAAATCGCGCTATAAACTCAGCAAGAGGGGCAGTTTGTCCTTCGCGCTGCAGGTGATCGGAGTGACAGTGAAGGACACAGGGATTTATTCTTGCGTCCTTAAAGACAAGAGCAACCAAGACATGTGGAAACCTGGGACTCTGCTCCTGCCGGGAGGTCTGTATGctcaatatataataatatatatattatatataatctGTCTGGTCTTAGGGTAAATTGAGCAGTTATTGATTCAACGGCTAAACCCACTGACCTTTGACATTAATGCTTCCACAGCTTACGTTGGGTTCACGGACTGCGTATTGTGCCGTACTCATTAAATTTCACCCAGGAAGCTCGGTCTTACGTTCCCGTTGCGCTCCACTCCGTAAATCCTCCTCATCACGTCCACCAGGTCCCAAACGTTTGTTGTCTGCAGGGCTATTAGTTCTGATTGTAAattttcacaaacacaaagattagAATATCCTGACGGCCCTTGTTTCAACGGTTATAAAATCACACAGACGCACGGGAACTGAACTGCAGCGAACCCCGGTCGTGCGCTTCACGGCCACTGTGGTACTTTTATTTCTTGAGAAATGTAACAAATGTATGAAACAGGTCTGCTGAGAATTTCCAGTTTTACTGATTTAATGTTAGCTTGGGTTAAGCAGTTCTTCGTGAATGGGTGGTGGTTTACGTTTCAACCTTACAGATCTTGCATAAACAGAATGAATCATTCAGATGTAACTTAGTTTTGTATCAGTCTCTGTAACTTTACTCCTTTAATTTAACAGTACCCGCTCCAACATCACCTCCTGTGACGAAGTCCAAACCACCAGTCAAGAAAATCTGTACGTGTAAGAAGAACGCGCAGGGTGAGTTCGGGATCCTTGAGTTGTTTATGGAAGTGCGTAGTTTGTACAGTGAGCGTTTTTGATTTGATGCGTTCTCTATGGTGAGTGCGTTTATACTGGCCGGCGCCGCCACTGGACCTGAAATAAAGCTGCCGTGTatcgtgtgtttgctgcagctggctgCGGCTCCATGGTCCTCTGGCCGCTAGTTGGACTGGTCGCGGGCCTGGCCCTAGCCGTCGTCTGCACACTCTACTACTTCAGCCGTGAGTTGGTcctcagacctgatgcagagCTGCTCAGCAAAATGTTCTCAAATCATATGGAAATAACCTCTACTTGCACAGTATTGCAAATATTGtgttgtatactgtacattgagGTTTTCGTTTGAAGACATTTTTTGCTCCTGGTTTATTTTAGGTCTGCCCAAAAAATGCCGCCACCAGTTTGTGAAGTGAGTAAAGAAATAAAGTcttgtctctttttttaatatagCAGCTCATTGATCATAGGTTCGAAGTATTCTATAATTTAACCTCCTGCTTTATTATTCTGCGCTACAGGAGGAGCCGGTGATTGAAGCAGTGCATCTACGCGTTATGTCTGATGTGCGTACCTTCAGTGTGTATTTTTGCATACTTATATATATCATAGTGTGTATTATATAAATCTAAGTGCTGCCATGTTTTCTGAACCATTGACTGTCTACGGTgttttgttactgaatgtataAGCTTTGCTTGTGCGATTGCAGTGGCTCAGGTGACGTCCAGTGGACCACGATGTTTGCGCATCAGCCTGAAGATCTGCTCTGCTAATAACACGGGCCCTTTACTACCAGTGAAACGTGtgcatctgcagcagaggacgCTTTTCTGTATTCGACAGCAGCCATGTAACATATTGCAACGGACAGATGTGCAGAGACGCAGACTTCGAGCTCAACGAAGTTCATTTGTAATTAATGTGCTATAAGTGATCATCCTCAGATTTGACTTACTGtgattcctgcaggtttctgattTTGACCTTTGTCGTTTTGTATTTGATGTTAAATCAGTGCATCAGTATCTCATATTAAAGACACGACTCTTGAACATTACCAGGGTAACCTAAACCCAAACTGTAATACAGTATTAGCTCTGTTGCTCTCTTCTGTATTTACTCATTTGTGTCTTTACGTGTTTGTTTGTACCCTTTGCATTGACGCGCAGATTTTTCTGTGAGCAAAATCTGATTGgtcaataaatcaataaaagtGTATATTTCCATCCATTTACAGCAGTGCCtctgtttttatactgtaagtGATAAAAGTGCTTATCAAatgcattttgaaatattcattttaatagtATTAATATTTAGTGACAAATGCTAGGACAGTTGCACACAGCTTAGCGACACTGGGTTTGGTGCCTTGCTTAAAGGAACTACAGCATAATTAGAGCACACGAACTAGAGGTGAGTGTGTCTCCAATGACAGTTGAACACAGATGACCTACTCCAgcacattttcctttatttcacAACCTTCGTAGTTCTGTCGTACATCTGAGAGGCTCCTGTGCATGTGTAATGAAAGGACGACATGAAGCGCTTGGAAGTGGGTGTTCCATTGCCAATATCGTGTTTGGCGGAAGTTGAGTAGGTAAGTGACGGGGTTCGACTTTCTCGTTTACGTTTGATGTGTCATCTTGCATCACAGTTTCTGTTGAAATGTCTCCAAATATGCGCCAGCGAGCCTTATTGTCAGAATCTTAGACCTTTTAGGACAAACTGTGCATGTTGtgttgtctctctccctctctcgcacacacacacgcacactcacacacacgcacactcacacacacgtacaccTGTGCAGTTTGAGGCCTGTAAAGAAACAAGTCAGACTGGTGGTTGTTCAGGTCTCGGGGAGTGTGCGCAGCCTTTTCCTGtgtgccagagagagagaggagacaaagCCGTGAGCGCCGAGATGCTATCGCTCGCTCAGCTTTGAGCTCTCCATCGAGCCTCTGAAACAAAAAGACCACAAAAGTACCACAGACCGAACCACAAGCACTGGCAGAGACACAGAATAAGAAAGACGAAAAAGAAAGAGCGTTAGAGTTGTGAAATGAGAAATAAGCTAATGACGAATTAAGCTACCTTCAAATCGTCAGAGGAGTTTGCGTTATTGAATAGAATCAAACACAACACCACCTTCTCACTaactgcatctactgtacagtgtgtgtgtgtgtgtgtgtgtgtgtgtgtgtgtgtgtgtgtgtgtgtgtgtgtgtgtgtgtgtgtgtgtgtgtcaggggttCATTTAACTTTTATGAATCAAGTGAATTCTAAAGTTTCAAAATTTCTAGtaaaacaattttatttttcataaatgaaaatgtatgaGTAAATAaggtaagtaaataaatatattgtatgatttagaaaaaaacactttatttagaATATCCCACATCATAATCTACCAGCAACCACTTAGGCGTAAAACACCTCCACTTTTAATAAAACAGATCACAACGACATCTTCACCATATTAGATGCCCTCTAAAATACAATAGAGTTACAATGAAAAAGGGAAATGACACGTATGAAAGTAGGATTCAGGAAGAGACTGTTGTTTCAGTGTACCACTGTAATACAGTGTAGTACAGAACGTTATGGTGATTTTGTGCCAAGTGACATGAGAAAACGTCTAGATGCAGAATAAGGAAGCCTTTAATTTtcacacagtggggaaattgagTCTCGCAACAGCCCAAAGCACAATACAGATTAGAAAAATACAGAATTAAAAAGTCAAATTGTATTGGCACATAACAACACTATACATGTAAAGTGAGTATgggaagtaataataataatacagataATACAGTTTTCATTTTTAGACACAAGTATTTTCAGTGCCTGGTAAAATAATTCATCTCATAAATGACATGTTAATTCTGGAAATGCAATAAATATACctgtaatattaaaatacatCACGACTTTACCTGTGACTCTTCTGCTTTCTTAATATGATGTTCAAATGAATAGTCTTTTCGtttatgaaaatataaaagcaaCTAAACTGGACTGGATGCCTTTTACTTTCACCTCTGTTATGTTctttaataatacaatataaatcaATATTGATGTGTaggttaaaaatattttttaagtttaaattATCATACATTATAATACTGCAGTTGTGAATTTGAAAGGTCTGATGTCAAATACGTTGACATAAAGTATTAAAGTGGAATCAGACCTATTATTATTCAGTGTCATCAGTCAGTGCACGCGTTCCATGAGCCGTTAATACAGTACGTGTTGAGGCTCTACAGTAAGAGGATGACTGATTAATTTAGAAAGTGCCCAAAaaggattaaaaaaacacagaccatTCATCCACATGTTCGAGAACAAGAAGTGCGTCCGGCACAAACGTTCCTAACAGGAAGTCcagcaaacacgcacacaggccTCAACACCTGCAGCGCTCCCCTTTGGTTCCATGTGCTTAATTCTACTCACACTTCCTGCGTTGCTTGGTCTCCTTCGGGCCCAGAGGCTCCAGGACACCGGCGCCGAACCGGCCAGTCACCCACGAGCGCGCATCTGGAGCATCTGCCCGCAGATGCCGGTGGCGCGCGCATGCCGGGCTCTGCAGGGCCACCGTGGAGCGCCGCTGGCGTACTCGCCGGCTTCCCCCGGTCACCCACCGCACGCGCGGGGTTTCAGGTTGGAGACCCCCCGGCGTGACTAAGACGGGGAAGCCTGCGCAGGTGTGTCTGCCAGTGAGTCAACTGTGGAACAGAGACGTGGAAAGGTGAAGTGGGCTCAGTCAGAACGTTCTGACTGGGTGTCCCCTCGGCGCAGAGCATCAACAGAATCCCCTCTTCACTGAAAACAGCCCCGGCCCGAAACTCACGCGCTTTCATTCGCAACGAACGCGGAGTTTAGGCCAAACAGGAAACGTTAACATAGAGATTTCACTCTAGTTGTGCTCTTTAAGCCATTAATAGCATTttattgcccccccccccctctgttatgtctgctgcctcctgcttttTCTCATTGCCGCTCTCCACCCACCAGTGGAACGCAAGTCGCCCACTAAGAGGTAAAATGTCACTTCTCGTTGCCCATCACCAGATCAGCGCTTGCTTTTACTTTCCGTCactgagcaggaagcagcacggGCTCTGGTTGCACCATCGCTGCTCCATCTGAAGGTTTCACTTCCCTGCAGCTCTTCAAACAGATTCAATTACAGCGACGGGGGCTTCAATTCTCTACATTATTGTTCGGTTTgcgtgtgtttcctgtctgcgtGGGATCCGGCGTCCGCGTCCGAGCCGGGCTGACGCGACCAGGACTCTCTCACCGGCATCAAACAGAACGTCGGGGACGAGAGACCTTCACGCGGCCGCGCGCGCGCTCCACACCTGGGCTGCTGACGTCACGGAAGGTGTTTTCCGTCAGTCTGCGGCAGTCGGAGCGTCGCTCGGGGCGATGGCCGGCGGTGCAGCACAGTGTAAAACTTCAGCTGGAGACAATAATGACTCGCTGCTTAATAATACGCGGGTCAGGGGAGGAAAACCTCCTTTTGCTGCCATCTAGCTGTCACACAGCGAGGCAACAGCCTGATGACGCTGTCCGTCATTAGCAGCGGGGTACATTAACCTCCATCCTCCCGGTGACGCCCAGATGATGTGAAAACTTGATGCGATGATGTCATACTTTGATTTTTGTTGCTTCTGTGTCCACTTGTGATGTTTTTGTAGCATTTCTTTTCTTGGGGTCAAATCGTTTGACCTTTCGCAGCGCGGTCATGCTCCATCAGGCCCCCCACGCCTCCCCCCACCCTCGGCACCCTGCTGAGCTCGCCCCTGGATGGAGCAGTGCGGCTCAGCGCTTCAGCCTAGAGGCAGCGCTCACATGGGTGGGCTCCACTTCAAAAACAGGGTGCAGACCACGAGTGTGCTGCAGGAGGCCTCTGCAGCGCTGCGCTGCAATGACACTATTTGACAGAGCAAAGACAACGAGGCGGGGTTTGATATCTCGCTGAATTATCTCATAGCAGACTCCAACAAACACCGGAAAGACGTGTTTGGCAGCTATTGTCATCTGTAGGATTAAGATGGACCAAAAGTGGATTCAGGCCCTTGTGATTCTGATGCTTTATCAGAGTAAGTTCAACACTTTATATTATTCATTTGTCCATTTCCTGCCAATCGAGTTTTTGTGGAACTGAAAGTCGAGTGGAACTGAAATGCGTCCGTCTTCATATTTTAGGATTTACTTCAGGAGTTGAAGTGGTAACAGTCAACCAAGGGGACTCACACAGGATCGAGTGCAGACCCTCTGAAATAGGCACCATCATCATATGGTTTCGCGTCCTGGACAATGTTGGCATGGAATTTATTGCATCTTACACCAACAACGGCATGTTGAAGTCTAAGGGGATCCAAAATCCCAGATTACAAATTTCCGATGACGTCCTCACTCTGACTTCCTTCACCAAGTTCGAAGACAGCGGCGTGTACAGCTGTGCAAGTATAAAAGGCAACGAGCTGAAATTTGGCAAAGTGAAACGACTGGTTGGTGGTGAGTTCCCTGGTTCAAACTGGTTTAATGCAGACTCTGCAAGTGCCTTTCAGTTTTATTCCTGCAAAATCATTCCTTTTGTCAAAAAGTTACGGATCCAGTCGCGGCACCAGAACCAAAGGTCGTCTCTACGCCGCCATGTCCGACCACAACCACCAGGCCCTGCAGCTGTAACACCAGCAGAGCGAAGCCGGGTGAGTTGTAGCCGTGCGCTGAACCGACCGCACCGACACGCTGGAGGTGATGAGGGTCATAAAACAAGCCCGTGTGTTACAGAGAGCGCGTCCTTGTACTGTCCTCTCGTCATACTGGGCCCACTGGCCGGGTCCTGcggccttctcctcctgctcctcatcgtCACCACGCTGTACTGCAACAGTAAGTTCTCGATACATGAAAGGAAGCGGCATTAAACGCTCGTCTGGATGACGTTTGATGTGCGGCCCGTCATCTCCGCGCTTCAGAACGCTGcgtttgctgcttttctctggtcTTTCTTGCATGTGACAATTTGctttgaaataaaatgtttgctCTGCCGCAGAAATAAGGACGCGGAGATGTCCACATCATTACAGGAAAAGGTACGTTGAATATttgaaattgtttttttctatagTATCCTTTTACTATTAGGATCAGAATCTAATTATCATGTTCATTATATTTTCTGGGGGGGGGTCTATCAATTATACGAGGTAGGTTTTTCAAGCAATAGTCTCTAAAAACCAACAAGGGTTTATTAACACATTACATAGTTCCTGCTCTTTGATTCAGGTATTCATTAaagacataaataaaagcattaaagcGTCTTTTGTTCTTCTTTGAGTTCTTACACAGTCGTCTTGTCGGAGTTGCTaagacacacaaatacatttctGCTTTACTTACTACTTACTTTTACTATTCATACATTATGTTATGTCATacctgatatttatttatttatttaatgtcttCATTTTGTTCAGGCCACAGAACATGACTCcaggaaaacaaatgaacaacagACATGTTTAATCTGAACGATGCACGTCTTCAAACTGTAAACTTATTCAAACTCCGTAGTTGTTGAATGAATGTCCTGAGAACATTTTAATTGAGCCTCCTCTGTCAACTTTTATCGTCAGATAGTCAATAGTCTGATTTCTTTTCAATGTTTAGTCAGTTTTGCTTTTGTACAAATTTCTTTTGTTAGAGCCTCTTCTTTTGAAATATATTTgcggtttgtttttttcaacatCACTTTTTGTTGATTTGctgatttgatttgttgatATGGCACATTTTCTTCTCTTGTTTTCTGCAGTTTTAGGATTTGAGAaagttttattctgaaaacattaatttacagctataaaaataagtaaaaaaaattatGTACAATCGTTTATTCAGTGAAAGTAAACGCAAACTGATGACGGTCTTACTCAAACGTACAAACATAGCACCTGCCAGTTACAGTTTTATGGTTTATAATGTAACTGGCATTATTTAGATCTTTTAGATTTAgagattttaaataattttaaatgaattttgTACCAGAATATTACTGCTGTCTTTATTTTGTAGCTTGAATCcgtgtaaaaataaataaaatacaacaagAAATCCACCTTTTCTGCGACGACTTCTTTATTTAAGCCGTTTGTTTTTGTCACCACGCATTTGAATCCCAGTCAGACATTGGGGGTCTTGGCAGAAAAATATAAAGtttgacaaaaacattttatttggtgcaagcccccccccccctcatgtcAAAAGGAAGTGGGCTGATACAACAGCatgcaaaatggaaaaaaaacaaaacaaaaaccactAAGTCAGGAGCAAAGAAAAATATTTGAAGAGGAGATCGgttcagttacacacacacacacgtttccccTGCACCTGTAACCAAGCAAACAGAACCAACAGCGTTACTGATTTGATTCTGCAGCTTTTCCGTTGATCCTTTACACATTTTCAGGGCAGATGATTATAATGTCTTCTTTCATCTCATCACCATAGAAAACAGACTTCACATCACCGCAACTGGAGCATTCTGAaatatagattttatttttttgtattctgacatatttctcatatttttggacacacacacacacacacacacacacacacacacacacacacacacacacacacacacacacacacacacacacacacacacacacacacacaacctctgaTGTGGAAAAACCTGGGAAGCATATAGTGGCTTTACACTTTAAaaaaggttttttgtttttttgtcgtACAGTATACCAACGTGCGGCCCGCAAAGTGTAACCGCCTCAGGTCACTAAGTGCACTTCTGAACACTAGTCAGGCCTATTACATAAAAAGACCCTTCTCTTGACAGACTGTTCTCTACAGAAAGTAAAAGGCATTCTCGTGAAGCTGTCCGCTACAGActaaagcagaaataaaacatttcctgTAAATCCACGTATTTACTAATGTAAACTATGAGCcgtccaaaataaaagcaaactaAGCTGTACACTAGTGTTTTAATGACCACATCTTGATAGAAAACTTCTCTGTGTACATCAAGATTGCACGAAGATCCCAATACCGTACACCCACTCTGcatatgccccccccccacacacacacacacacacacacacacacaacctttccAACAACCCGCTTGGATAATCGAG contains:
- the cd8b gene encoding uncharacterized protein cd8b, which codes for MTQLPVAWTLLAAALCSAASSHRLQTERVSALYPELHSNATVQCDCLDYCDSAYWFLTDPSAGHVQFLGRYNNADRVNYASNVDKSRYKLSKRGSLSFALQVIGVTVKDTGIYSCVLKDKSNQDMWKPGTLLLPGVPAPTSPPVTKSKPPVKKICTCKKNAQAGCGSMVLWPLVGLVAGLALAVVCTLYYFSRLPKKCRHQFVKRSR
- the cd8a gene encoding T-cell surface glycoprotein CD8 alpha chain; this translates as MDQKWIQALVILMLYQRFTSGVEVVTVNQGDSHRIECRPSEIGTIIIWFRVLDNVGMEFIASYTNNGMLKSKGIQNPRLQISDDVLTLTSFTKFEDSGVYSCASIKGNELKFGKVKRLVGVTDPVAAPEPKVVSTPPCPTTTTRPCSCNTSRAKPESASLYCPLVILGPLAGSCGLLLLLLIVTTLYCNKIRTRRCPHHYRKRPQNMTPGKQMNNRHV